A single Macaca fascicularis isolate 582-1 chromosome 13, T2T-MFA8v1.1 DNA region contains:
- the WDCP gene encoding WD repeat and coiled-coil-containing protein isoform X2 encodes MELGKGKLLRTGLNALHQAVHLIHGLAWTDGNQVVLTNLQLHNGEVKFGDSKVIGQFECVCGLSWAPPVADDTPVLLAVQQEKRVTVWQLCPSPTESSRWLTSQTCEIRGSLPILPQGCVWHPKCAILTVLTAQDVSIFPNVHSDNSQVKADINTQDRIHCACWTQDGLRLVVAVGSSLHSYIWDSAQKTLHRCSSCLVFDVDSHVCSITATVDSQVAIATELPLDKICGLNASETFNVPPNSKDTTLYALPVIGEVPSIDKEATDSEKDSEVSVSSSYLEPLDLTHIHFSQHKSEGNSLICLRKKDYLTGTGQDSSHLVLVTFKKAVTMTRKVTIPGILVPDLIAFNLKAHVVAVASNTCNIILIYSLIPSSVPNIQQIRLENTERPKGICFLTDKLLLILVGKQKLTDTTFLPSSKSDQYAISLIVREVMLEEEPSITSSESHTTYSTFSAPLNKANRKKLIESLSPDFCHQNKGLLLTANTSSQTGRPGRTLIKEIQSPLSSICDDSIALDAEPVTQPASLPRHSSTPDHTSTLEPPHLPQRKSLQSEKETYKLSKEVEILSRNLVEMQRCFSELTNCLHNGRKSSSVYPLSQDLPYVHIIYQIVTGFFSLLIMRALSR; translated from the exons ATGGAGCTGGGAAAAGGAAAACTACTCAGGACTGGACTGAACGCATTGCATCAAGCAGTGCACCTGATCCATGGCCTTGCCTGGACTGATGGGAATCAAGTTGTCCTAACTAATTTACAGCTTCACAATGGAGAGGTCAAGTTTGGGGACTCCAAAGTCATTGGACAATTTGAATGTGTCTGTGGGTTGTCCTGGGCCCCACCCGTTGCAGATGACACACCTGTTCTACTCGCGGTCCAGCAGGAGAAGCGTGTCACTGTGTGGCAGCTGTGTCCCAGCCCTACGGAGTCAAGCAGATGGCTGACGTCTCAGACTTGTGAGATTAGAGGATCACTACCTATCCTTCCCCAGGGCTGTGTGTGGCACCCAAAATGTGCTATTCTGACTGTGTTGACTGCTCAGGATGTCTCCATTTTCCCTAATGTGCACTCTGACAATTCCCAGGTAAAGGCAGATATCAACACCCAGGACCGCATTCACTGTGCATGTTGGACCCAGGATGGCCTGAGGCTGGTGGTGGCAGTAGGCAGCAGCCTGCATTCTTATATTTGGGACAGTGCTCAGAAGACTCTTCACAGGTGCTCCTCCTGCCTGGTGTTTGATGTGGACAGCCACGTCTGCTCCATCACGGCAACTGTGGACTCACAGGTTGCTATAGCCACTGAGCTTCCACTGGATAAGATCTGTGGCTTAAATGCATCTGAAACCTTTAATGTCCCACCCAACAGTAAAGACACGACTCTGTATGCTTTACCAGTTATTGGTGAAGTACCCTCTATTGATAAAGAGGCAACTGATTCTGAAAAAGATTCTGAAGTATCAGTTTCTTCTTCCTATTTAGAACCTCTGGATCTAACTCACATACATTTCAGTCAACATAAGTCTGAGGGTAATTCTCTTATTTGTCTAAGAAAAAAGGACTACTTGACAGGAACTGGCCAAGATTCTTCACATTTGGTTCTTGTGACTTTTAAGAAAGCAGTTACCATGACAAGAAAAGTCACTATTCCAGGCATTCTGGTTCCTGATCTGATAGCATTTAATCTTAAAGCACATGTAGTGGCAGTGGCTTCCAACActtgtaatataattttgatCTACTCTCTCATTCCATCTTCAGTCCCAAACATCCAGCAAATTCGATTAGAGAACACTGAAAGACCAAAAGGGATATGTTTCTTGACAGACAAACTATTACTAATTTTGGtaggaaaacaaaaactcacTGATACAACGTTTCTTCCTTCTTCAAAGTCTGATCAGTATGCGATTAGCTTGATTGTTAGAGAAGTAATGTTGGAAGAAGAACCTTCAATAACATCAAGTGAAAGCCATACTACCTACTCTACTTTCAGTGCTCcattaaataaagcaaatagaaaaaagttaattGAAAGTCTTTCCCCAGATTTTTGTCACCAAAACAAAGGGCTGTTGCTGACAGCTAATACCAGTAGTCAGACTGGAAGGCCTGGAAGAACACTTATTAAAGAAATCCAGAGTCCTCTGTCTAGTATCTGTGATGACTCCATAGCCCTAGATGCTGAGCCTGTTACCCAGCCAGCATCGCTGCCCAGACACAGCAGCACACCAGACCACACCAGCACACTGGAGCCTCCTCATTTGCCTCAAAGAAAGAGCTTACAAAGTGAAAAGGAAACTTACAAGCTGTCTAAGGAAGTGGAAATTTTATCTAGGAACCTGGTTGAAATGCAGCGTTGTTTTTCTGAACTCACAAACTGTCTGCATAATGGGAGGAAATCCTCTTCAGTGTATCCACTCTCTCAAGATCTTCCTTACGTTCACATCATTTACCAG attGTCACTGGATTCTTCTCACTGCTGATAATGAGGGCTTTATCCCGTTAA
- the WDCP gene encoding WD repeat and coiled-coil-containing protein isoform X1, producing the protein MELGKGKLLRTGLNALHQAVHLIHGLAWTDGNQVVLTNLQLHNGEVKFGDSKVIGQFECVCGLSWAPPVADDTPVLLAVQQEKRVTVWQLCPSPTESSRWLTSQTCEIRGSLPILPQGCVWHPKCAILTVLTAQDVSIFPNVHSDNSQVKADINTQDRIHCACWTQDGLRLVVAVGSSLHSYIWDSAQKTLHRCSSCLVFDVDSHVCSITATVDSQVAIATELPLDKICGLNASETFNVPPNSKDTTLYALPVIGEVPSIDKEATDSEKDSEVSVSSSYLEPLDLTHIHFSQHKSEGNSLICLRKKDYLTGTGQDSSHLVLVTFKKAVTMTRKVTIPGILVPDLIAFNLKAHVVAVASNTCNIILIYSLIPSSVPNIQQIRLENTERPKGICFLTDKLLLILVGKQKLTDTTFLPSSKSDQYAISLIVREVMLEEEPSITSSESHTTYSTFSAPLNKANRKKLIESLSPDFCHQNKGLLLTANTSSQTGRPGRTLIKEIQSPLSSICDDSIALDAEPVTQPASLPRHSSTPDHTSTLEPPHLPQRKSLQSEKETYKLSKEVEILSRNLVEMQRCFSELTNCLHNGRKSSSVYPLSQDLPYVHIIYQKPYYLGPVVEKRAVLLCDGKLRLSTVQQTFGLSLIEMLHDCHWILLTADNEGFIPLTFTATQEIIIRDGSLSRSDVFRDSFSRSPDSVSSLKVFTGLAAPSLDTTGCSNHVDGMA; encoded by the exons ATGGAGCTGGGAAAAGGAAAACTACTCAGGACTGGACTGAACGCATTGCATCAAGCAGTGCACCTGATCCATGGCCTTGCCTGGACTGATGGGAATCAAGTTGTCCTAACTAATTTACAGCTTCACAATGGAGAGGTCAAGTTTGGGGACTCCAAAGTCATTGGACAATTTGAATGTGTCTGTGGGTTGTCCTGGGCCCCACCCGTTGCAGATGACACACCTGTTCTACTCGCGGTCCAGCAGGAGAAGCGTGTCACTGTGTGGCAGCTGTGTCCCAGCCCTACGGAGTCAAGCAGATGGCTGACGTCTCAGACTTGTGAGATTAGAGGATCACTACCTATCCTTCCCCAGGGCTGTGTGTGGCACCCAAAATGTGCTATTCTGACTGTGTTGACTGCTCAGGATGTCTCCATTTTCCCTAATGTGCACTCTGACAATTCCCAGGTAAAGGCAGATATCAACACCCAGGACCGCATTCACTGTGCATGTTGGACCCAGGATGGCCTGAGGCTGGTGGTGGCAGTAGGCAGCAGCCTGCATTCTTATATTTGGGACAGTGCTCAGAAGACTCTTCACAGGTGCTCCTCCTGCCTGGTGTTTGATGTGGACAGCCACGTCTGCTCCATCACGGCAACTGTGGACTCACAGGTTGCTATAGCCACTGAGCTTCCACTGGATAAGATCTGTGGCTTAAATGCATCTGAAACCTTTAATGTCCCACCCAACAGTAAAGACACGACTCTGTATGCTTTACCAGTTATTGGTGAAGTACCCTCTATTGATAAAGAGGCAACTGATTCTGAAAAAGATTCTGAAGTATCAGTTTCTTCTTCCTATTTAGAACCTCTGGATCTAACTCACATACATTTCAGTCAACATAAGTCTGAGGGTAATTCTCTTATTTGTCTAAGAAAAAAGGACTACTTGACAGGAACTGGCCAAGATTCTTCACATTTGGTTCTTGTGACTTTTAAGAAAGCAGTTACCATGACAAGAAAAGTCACTATTCCAGGCATTCTGGTTCCTGATCTGATAGCATTTAATCTTAAAGCACATGTAGTGGCAGTGGCTTCCAACActtgtaatataattttgatCTACTCTCTCATTCCATCTTCAGTCCCAAACATCCAGCAAATTCGATTAGAGAACACTGAAAGACCAAAAGGGATATGTTTCTTGACAGACAAACTATTACTAATTTTGGtaggaaaacaaaaactcacTGATACAACGTTTCTTCCTTCTTCAAAGTCTGATCAGTATGCGATTAGCTTGATTGTTAGAGAAGTAATGTTGGAAGAAGAACCTTCAATAACATCAAGTGAAAGCCATACTACCTACTCTACTTTCAGTGCTCcattaaataaagcaaatagaaaaaagttaattGAAAGTCTTTCCCCAGATTTTTGTCACCAAAACAAAGGGCTGTTGCTGACAGCTAATACCAGTAGTCAGACTGGAAGGCCTGGAAGAACACTTATTAAAGAAATCCAGAGTCCTCTGTCTAGTATCTGTGATGACTCCATAGCCCTAGATGCTGAGCCTGTTACCCAGCCAGCATCGCTGCCCAGACACAGCAGCACACCAGACCACACCAGCACACTGGAGCCTCCTCATTTGCCTCAAAGAAAGAGCTTACAAAGTGAAAAGGAAACTTACAAGCTGTCTAAGGAAGTGGAAATTTTATCTAGGAACCTGGTTGAAATGCAGCGTTGTTTTTCTGAACTCACAAACTGTCTGCATAATGGGAGGAAATCCTCTTCAGTGTATCCACTCTCTCAAGATCTTCCTTACGTTCACATCATTTACCAG aaaCCTTATTATCTAGGTCCTGTTGTTGAAAAAAGAGCAGTGCTTCTCTGTGATGGTAAACTAAGGCTCAGTACAGTTCAGCAGACTTTTGGCCTTTCTCTCATTGAAATGCTGCATG attGTCACTGGATTCTTCTCACTGCTGATAATGAGGGCTTTATCCCGTTAACCTTCACAGCCACACAGGAAATAATCATAAGAGATGGCAGCCTGTCCAGGTCAGATGTCTTCAGAGACTCTTTTTCCCGCAGTCCAGattctgtttcttctcttaaAGTCTTTACAGGCCTTGCTGCCCCCAGTTTAGATACCACTGGCTGTTCTAACCATGTAGATGGCATGGCCTGA